The following are encoded together in the Bacteroidota bacterium genome:
- a CDS encoding FG-GAP repeat protein, translated as MERDIMSLRRKIQNHHPSIIVMMHSYFFWVSILTFLFVLNVQAQFYQVGNKLVGTGAVGASYQGASVALSGDGNTAIVGGHEDNGGVGAAWIYNRVNGVWSQQGTKLVGSGATGVSTQGVSVALSWDGNTAIVGGYYDNGLAGAAWVFTRNGNVWKQQGGKLIANDAIGSSFFGYSVHLSGDGNTAVIGGPVDNGQQYAAVGAAWVFTRSDSIWRQQGKKLVGTGASGLAYQGISVAISSDGNTIIVGGNSDSANVGAAWIFTRSDTVWEQQGNKLVGSGVVSPAQEGDCVSLSSDGNTAIIGGGFDNSDKGAAWIFTRSGATWTQQGTKLVGIGAAGNALQGSAVSISGDGNTVIVGGYSDSSN; from the coding sequence ATGGAACGTGATATTATGTCATTAAGAAGAAAAATTCAGAATCATCATCCAAGCATCATCGTCATGATGCATTCATATTTTTTTTGGGTCTCTATTTTGACATTCTTGTTTGTTCTGAATGTCCAGGCTCAATTTTATCAGGTTGGAAATAAACTTGTCGGCACTGGAGCAGTGGGCGCTTCATATCAGGGGGCGTCGGTTGCCCTTTCTGGTGACGGCAATACAGCCATTGTCGGTGGGCATGAAGACAACGGAGGCGTTGGGGCGGCATGGATCTACAATCGAGTCAACGGAGTGTGGAGTCAGCAGGGAACGAAGCTCGTCGGATCGGGCGCTACGGGTGTTTCCACGCAAGGTGTGTCGGTAGCACTCTCATGGGATGGTAACACGGCAATTGTCGGCGGATACTATGACAATGGATTAGCTGGTGCAGCCTGGGTATTCACAAGGAACGGGAACGTATGGAAGCAGCAAGGGGGAAAGCTTATTGCGAACGATGCGATTGGGAGTTCGTTTTTCGGCTATTCGGTCCATCTGTCGGGTGATGGCAACACGGCTGTAATCGGTGGTCCGGTAGACAATGGCCAGCAATACGCAGCTGTAGGAGCAGCTTGGGTCTTCACTCGCAGCGACAGTATTTGGAGGCAACAAGGGAAAAAACTCGTTGGGACAGGTGCCTCAGGCCTTGCGTATCAGGGTATTTCGGTGGCAATTTCATCAGACGGAAATACGATTATTGTAGGTGGAAACAGTGACAGTGCGAACGTAGGGGCTGCGTGGATATTCACTCGAAGCGACACTGTTTGGGAACAGCAAGGGAACAAGCTCGTGGGATCTGGCGTTGTCAGTCCAGCTCAGGAAGGGGATTGCGTTTCTTTATCGAGCGATGGGAATACAGCTATTATTGGAGGAGGTTTTGACAACAGTGACAAGGGCGCAGCATGGATATTCACACGAAGCGGAGCAACATGGACGCAGCAAGGCACCAAGCTGGTTGGAATCGGTGCGGCGGGCAATGCATTGCAAGGTTCAGCCGTTTCGATTTCCGGCGACGGAAACACTGTGATCGTTGGCGGCTATAGTGACAGCAGCAATA